The following coding sequences lie in one Silene latifolia isolate original U9 population chromosome 5, ASM4854445v1, whole genome shotgun sequence genomic window:
- the LOC141656583 gene encoding protein HOTHEAD-like — protein MMDFEHWRIVLAYVLGFSIFFTSCSADKAPYYSFVKPATSAPPVGYFDYIVVGGGTAGCSLTATLSSGSTVLLLERGGSPYGNKNIEDIGSFDANLANTSPSSPAQRFISEDGVINARANVLGGGSAINAGFYTRAQPDFVARVGWDYGLVNQSYQWVENKVAHEPAMLQYQTAVKNGLLEAGVRPYNGFTYDHIRGTKFGGTIFDRNGRRHTAADLLEYADPRRATVYLYATAQKILFSKKGKPRAYGVLYKDSNGGVHQALLRPGVKNEVIVSAGALGSPQLLMLSGIGPASELKAHGIEVLVNQPQVGQGMSDNPMNALFIPSPIGVETSLIQVVGITDFGSFIEAASGSNSIGAFTQNLPNSPQTAVSQGGQAQKESIADDFLRTIEYVNSLINGTFNGGILLEKIAGPKSTGYLRLTTLDPNDNPSVRFNYFEDPEDLEKCVMGMQTIINVIESEPYQSFRVPGMSVQALISMAVNLPLNYRARHLDTAFSLEQFCIDTVLTIWHYHGGCQVNRVVDKEYKVLGTDGLRVIDGSTFYDSPGTNPQATVMMLGRYMGQRILAQRR, from the exons ATGATGGATTTTGAGCATTGGAGGATTGTTTTGGCTTATGTTCTTGGGTTTTCAATCTTTTTTACTTCTTGTTCAGCTGATAAAG CCCCATACTACTCCTTTGTTAAACCAGCAACATCAGCTCCACCAGTCGGGTACTTCGATTACATAGTTGTAGGAGGAGGAACAGCCGGGTGTTCGCTAACCGCCACTCTTTCCAGCGGTTCAACCGTCTTACTCCTAGAAAGAGGAGGATCCCCTTACGGAAACAAAAATATAGAAGACATTGGCTCATTTGACGCAAACTTAGCTAATACCTCACCATCTTCACCAGCACAAAGATTTATCTCTGAAGACGGAGTCATCAATGCCCGTGCCAATGTCCTAGGTGGAGGATCCGCCATCAATGCCGGGTTTTACACAAGAGCCCAACCCGATTTTGTTGCGAGAGTTGGATGGGATTATGGGCTGGTGAACCAGTCATACCAATGGGTTGAAAATAAGGTAGCTCATGAGCCTGCTATGCTTCAGTACCAAACTGCTGTTAAAAATGGATTACTTGAGGCCGGGGTTCGGCCTTATAATGGTTTTACCTATGATCATATTCGTGGGACAAAGTTTGGTGGGACCATCTTCGACAGAAATGGTCGCCGCCATACTGCTGCTGATTTGTTAGAGTATGCTGATCCTCGCCGCGCTACTGTCTATCTCTATGCAACTGCTCAAAAAATCTTGTTCAGCAAAAAAG GAAAACCACGAGCATACGGTGTCCTGTACAAGGACTCAAACGGAGGAGTCCACCAAGCGCTACTACGACCAGGAGTGAAGAACGAGGTGATAGTATCAGCCGGTGCACTTGGTAGCCCACAGTTGTTGATGCTGAGTGGGATCGGGCCGGCTAGTGAGCTAAAGGCACATGGCATTGAGGTTCTGGTGAACCAACCACAGGTTGGGCAAGGAATGTCAGATAATCCAATGAATGCCCTCTTCATTCCTTCTCCTATCGGTGTCGAGACATCCCTGATACAAGTTGTTGGGATTACTGACTTTGGCAGTTTTATTGAAGCTGCTAGTGGGTCTAACTCCATTGGTGCTTTCACTCAAAATCTTCCAAATTCTCCTCAAACTGCAGTTTCGCAG GGTGGCCAAGCACAAAAAGAAAGTATAGCAGATGACTTTCTGAGAACAATTGAATACGTAAATTCGCTCATAAATGGAACATTCAACGGCGGCATACTCCTAGAGAAGATTGCAGGTCCTAAGTCTACAGGGTACCTTCGTTTGACGACATTAGATCCAAACGACAATCCAAGTGTCCGATTCAACTACTTCGAGGACCCTGAGGATCTAGAAAAGTGTGTCATGGGAATGCAAACTATAATCAATGTCATAGAATCTGAGCCTTACCAAAGTTTTCGCGTCCCAGGAATGTCGGTACAGGCACTTATCAGCATGGCAGTTAACTTACCTCTAAATTATAGGGCAAGACATCTTGACACTGCATTTTCCTTGGAACAATTTTGCATAGACACTGTATTGACTATATGGCATTATCATGGAGGTTGTCAAGTTAATAGGGTGGTTGATAAGGAGTATAAGGTTCTCGGCACTGACGGTTTAAGGGTTATCGATGGATCTACGTTTTACGACTCACCCGGGACTAATCCTCAGGCCACTGTAATGATGCTTGGAAG